From the genome of Uranotaenia lowii strain MFRU-FL chromosome 1, ASM2978415v1, whole genome shotgun sequence, one region includes:
- the LOC129738367 gene encoding uncharacterized protein LOC129738367, protein MLLANPKKVWYLPLGVVVHPNKPGKIRLVLDAAAQVNGTSLNSILLTGPDLLTSLPAIIQQFRERPVAFKADIREMFHQYRIREADKHVLRFLFRTDPTIKPDVYVMDVGTFGAACSPTSAQYVKNLNASQHADQFPDAAKAIIRRHYVDDYLDSADTPEEAINRAKQVRYVHSQAGFELHSWVSNDKSFIRALGGKEDDERVPLQPEDDKTRERVLGIIWCPHEDIFTFSTNLRKDLSPFLNDDQRPTKRIALRCVMSLFDPLGFLSPFTIHGKILLQSLWRTGCDWDEKIDDESYTRWSQWRNKLSLIEEVKIPRCYLQNAPPKAYESLQLHVFVDASEQAYGAVAFFRIETDEGPRCSLVMARTKVAPLKQLSIPRMELMGAVLGTRLLKLVEDSHELKVTRRLLWTDSQNVLSWIRSDQRKYKPFVAFRIGEILQETKIDEWRWVPSKANVADTLTKWGRGPCLDPEGPWFNGPDFLQQPEEMWPTQKTPTLNTTIELRACHMFHTFKTNEPIIDVSRFSRWNVLLRTICCVYRFISNCRRRIARAPIEVIPDATERLKRLVIRDVECTVVPLKQEEYEAAEILLWKIAQRESFSCEIVITSKNRQLTSENWIPIEKHSVIYHCKPFLDDCDVLRMDGRTKFAEFIPYDTRFPIILPRAHEITNLLLADYHRRFAHANRETTFNEVRQRFYIPKLRSCVKRSMDNCQWCKVKRSRPHVPTMAPLPIERMTPFLRPFSHVGVDYFGPIEVIVGRRVEKRWVVLFTCLTVRAVHLEVAHKLNTDSCIKAIRRFVLRRGPPIVIFSDNGTNLKAANKELQEQIRRIGTACANVFTNAKTRWCFNPPSAPHMGGIWERMVQTVKTTMATLNAEHRMSDEILLTVIAEAEEIVNCRPLVYIPQDSSDAEALTPNHFLRGTVTELKDLRIAPTGLADALRSTYKRSQYIADELWKRWLKEYVPSLNVSTKWLEDSRPLKPGDLVFITDDQNRNGWVRGQVAEVIVLKDGRVRQAVVRTSSGLFRRPVAKLAVIEIEAIGKSVQEAGSGPGLRVGEMLKPLGTEEEIPSTGLPGRT, encoded by the coding sequence ATGTTGTTGGCGAATCCCAAGAAGGTTTGGTACCTCCCTCTCGGCGTTGTTGTCCATCCAAACAAACCTGGCAAGATACGTCTGGTCCTTGACGCGGCGGCTCAAGTGAACGGAACGTCGCTAAACTCCATTCTACTTACCGGACCGGATCTTTTAACTTCGTTGCCAGCTATCATTCAACAATTTCGGGAACGACCGGTGGCTTTCAAGGCGGACATACGCGAAATGTTCCACCAATACCGGATTCGGGAAGCTGATAAGCACGTATTGCGTTTCCTTTTTCGAACAGACCCTACCATCAAGCCAGACGTGTACGTTATGGATGTGGGTACCTTTGGTGCAGCCTGCTCACCGACGTCTGCCCAATATGTGAAAAATCTGAATGCGTCTCAACACGCCGATCAATTCCCGGACGCTGCGAAGGCTATTATTCGTCGGCATTACGTTGACGATTATCTTGACAGTGCCGATACTCCTGAGGAAGCCATCAACCGAGCGAAGCAGGTCCGCTACGTGCACTCACAAGCTGGATTCGAGCTGCATAGCTGGGTTTCGAATGATAAATCGTTTATTCGAGCCCTGGGAGGAAAAGAAGACGACGAACGAGTGCCGCTGCAACCAGAGGATGACAAAACAAGAGAACGCGTTCTGGGAATTATCTGGTGTCCCCACGAAGACATCTTTACTTTCTCGACCAATCTGCGGAAGGACTTGTCACCGTTTCTAAATGATGATCAGCGACCGACGAAGCGGATAGCCCTCCGCTGTGTAATGAGCCTTTTCGACCCACTCGGATTTCTTTCTCCGTTCACAATACATGGCAAGATCCTTCTCCAAAGTCTGTGGCGTACCGGGTGTGATTGGGATGAGAAAATCGATGACGAAAGCTATACCCGTTGGTCGCAGTGGAGAAATAAACTGTCGTTGATTGAAGAGGTGAAAATTCCCCGTTGCTATCTGCAAAATGCTCCACCGAAGGCTTATGAGTCGCTACAACTTCATGTTTTCGTCGACGCCAGCGAGCAGGCGTATGGTGCTGTAGCCTTCTTCCGGATCGAAACCGACGAAGGTCCACGATGCTCACTAGTAATGGCGCGAACGAAAGTGGCTCCACTGAAGCAGTTGTCCATCCCTCGCATGGAACTAATGGGTGCGGTACTCGGAACAAGATTGctaaaattggttgaagatagTCATGAGCTGAAGGTAACGAGGCGTTTGCTCTGGACCGATTCGCAAAATGTGCTGTCATGGATTCGATCCGATCAACGGAAGTACAAACCGTTTGTCGCATTCAGGATTGGCGAGATTCTACAAGAGACGAAGATCGACGAGTGGCGCTGGGTGCCCTCGAAGGCTAACGTGGCAGATACACTCACCAAGTGGGGCAGAGGTCCCTGTCTGGACCCAGAAGGGCCCTGGTTCAACGGACCCGATTTTCTCCAGCAACCAGAGGAGATGTGGCCTACGCAGAAAACACCAACACTAAACACGACAATCGAGCTTCGAGCGTGCCACATGTTCCACACTTTCAAGACTAACGAACCTATCATCGATGTAAGTCGGTTCTCACGGTGGAATGTTCTCCTACGGACGATCTGTTGCGTTTACAGATTTATCTCCAATTGTCGTCGCCGCATTGCTCGAGCACCCATCGAGGTTATTCCGGACGCCACCGAACGATTGAAGAGATTGGTGATCCGTGACGTCGAATGTACCGTAGTTCCTTTGAAGCAGGAAGAATACGAAGCAGCCGAGATCCTGTTGTGGAAAATTGCTCAAAGAGAGTCGTTTTCATGTGAAATAGTTATCACATCGAAGAACCGTCAGCTGACGTCAGAAAACTGGATTCCGATTGAGAAACACAGTGTCATTTATCATTGCAAGCCGTTCCTGGACGATTGTGACGTGTTGCGAATGGACGGCAGGACAAAATTTGCTGAATTCATCCCCTACGATACGAGATTCCCCATCATTCTACCAAGAGCCCACGAAATCACCAATCTACTGCTAGCTGACTATCATCGGCGTTTTGCACACGCTAACCGGGAGACCACGTTCAACGAAGTTCGACAACGTTTTTATATTCCTAAGCTGAGGAGCTGTGTAAAACGGTCGATGGATAATTGTCAATGGTGCAAAGTAAAAAGGAGCCGACCGCACGTACCTACGATGGCACCCTTACCAATTGAACGAATGACGCCTTTCCTGAGACCCTTCAGTCATGTGGGTGTCGACTATTTTGGACCGATTGAGGTAATCGTTGGACGCCGGGTCGAGAAACGGTGGGTTGTACTTTTTACGTGCCTGACGGTCCGGGCAGTGCACTTGGAAGTGGCACACAAGCTGAATACTGACTCGTGTATCAAGGCAATTCGGAGATTCGTGCTGCGCAGAGGCCCACCAATTGTCATATTCTCCGACAACGGCACCAATCTGAAAGCAGCCAACAAGGAGCTTCAAGAGCAGATTCGTCGGATCGGAACAGCCTGCGCTAACGTGTTCACCAATGCCAAGACGCGCTGGTGCTTCAATCCGCCTTCTGCACCCCATATGGGGGGCATATGGGAGCGGATGGTACAAACGGTCAAGACGACAATGGCAACACTGAATGCGGAACACCGAATGAGCGATGAAATACTTTTGACCGTTATTGCTGAGGCCGAAGAGATCGTCAACTGCAGACCGTTGGTTTATATACCCCAAGACTCATCGGACGCTGAAGCGCTTACGCCGAACCATTTTTTGCGTGGCACGGTAACCGAGCTGAAGGATCTTCGCATAGCCCCAACAGGTCTGGCAGACGCACTTCGAAGCACCTACAAGAGGTCCCAGTACATCGCCGACGAACTATGGAAGCGGTGGCTAAAAGAATATGTGCCGTCCTTGAACGTGAGTACCAAATGGTTAGAAGATTCAAGACCGCTGAAACCAGGCGATTTAGTGTTCATCACGGATGATCAAAACCGCAACGGATGGGTCCGGGGGCAAGTAGCTGAAGTCATCGTTTTAAAAGACGGCCGTGTTCGACAGGCGGTGGTTCGCACTTCCAGTGGACTGTTTCGGCGACCGGTGGCTAAACTCGCAGTCATAGAAATTGAGGCTATTGGTAAATCTGTCCAGGAAGCAGGTTCTGGACCAGGTTTACGGGTCGGGGAAATGTTAAAACCACTGGGCACAGAGGAAGAAATCCCTTCAACTGGCCTCCCTGGACGGACGTAA